Proteins encoded in a region of the Pseudomonas sp. PDNC002 genome:
- a CDS encoding DEAD/DEAH box helicase family protein, producing the protein MFTLPALVFEERYSIGVVRHQIRPALQVSLVVETSVNVSAKIKQPLRRFDNEERVIVTSRKDVQLPDGVDGVLLESDGKFSWARHRLLDEFQSRRATVGQADHSREVAACWSGKLRFVAERREPGQTGAAEHRGLRPPQLGALHAIGAHWSLERAPATIVMPTGTGKTETMLAALAAYAREPILVVVPWDALREQTANKFITFGLLRAIGVLPTDVPNPIVGIMKKRPKTQADLLMFEHCNVVVATIGSIGASLPTAVLEGLASRCKALILDEAHHVPATSWTHLKDAFRGVPTLQFTATPFRRDTQLVDGKVIFNYPLGAAQRDGYFKLIRFEPVQVSPLDADRAIAEAAVRQLRNDLDQGLDHLLMARCSSIARATIVAELYQAIAGDLSPVLIHSESDEAQVRLAALKNREAKIVICVGMLGEGFDLPQLKVAAVHDMHRSLAILLQFVGRFTRVAGERIGDATVVANIGDKAVSDALERLYSEDADWNLILSEMSSAAARDHAELVAFLHASRRLDDHDQSDSIVLSPHLLKPKFSTAVYRATAFVGERFHSGLPANLKLQAVWQHEQSPTVYFVTRTESRVRWTNTKGVLDCEWALFVLHHDVERGLLYLSSTNHDSLFPELAEAVAGEAVLIKGEQMFRSLGHVNRLMLQNIGVKKHGRRNLSFAMYTGGDVDEALGLTERHNSVKNNVSGTGWEEGARVSVGCSVKGRVWSRDQGSIPTLLAWCQRVGTKLLDDTINIENIIANVLLPSEIEEFPADKIVLAIEWPAELLGISEDRIALSPTGQEEAQPLYMFELLFVSLTAGLLQFALVAGEDNRVGEFELRLDAQLGFKVQQTSGDPLTISIGKRSCRLDEYFCGYPPLVRFIDLSELDGNLLIQPRNPRELILDAAQFEPWDWTGFDLTKESYWKDGQGREDSIQWRVAQAYMDGNFDVVFDDDSAGEAADLVCLKEEGDVIRLAMIHCKFSGAATKGERIKDAVEVCSQAVRSAKWKWRFADLCRHLLGREERLKSFARPTRFFQGNAARLSELLRQSRFKSIAAEVLIVQPGISATSRSEDQDMVIAAAMVYLKETIGCDMQIICSQ; encoded by the coding sequence GGTCGTCGAAACTTCAGTCAACGTGTCGGCGAAAATCAAGCAGCCGTTAAGACGTTTCGATAACGAAGAGCGAGTGATTGTCACCTCCCGCAAGGATGTGCAGCTTCCTGACGGGGTGGATGGAGTGCTTCTCGAGAGTGATGGCAAGTTCAGTTGGGCTCGCCATCGGTTGTTGGACGAGTTCCAAAGCCGTCGAGCAACGGTGGGGCAGGCTGATCATTCGCGTGAGGTTGCTGCATGTTGGAGCGGCAAGTTGCGTTTTGTAGCCGAGCGGCGTGAGCCTGGCCAAACGGGTGCCGCAGAACATAGAGGATTACGTCCACCTCAATTAGGTGCTCTGCATGCGATTGGGGCTCACTGGAGCTTGGAGCGGGCTCCAGCGACCATCGTCATGCCTACAGGTACCGGCAAGACGGAAACGATGTTGGCAGCGTTGGCGGCCTATGCTCGCGAACCAATCCTAGTAGTTGTGCCCTGGGATGCCCTCAGAGAGCAGACCGCGAACAAGTTCATTACCTTCGGCTTGTTACGCGCCATCGGTGTGCTGCCCACGGATGTGCCAAACCCGATTGTCGGGATCATGAAAAAACGGCCAAAGACCCAAGCGGATCTGCTCATGTTCGAGCACTGTAACGTTGTGGTCGCAACCATTGGTTCAATAGGGGCTAGCTTGCCGACTGCAGTCCTTGAGGGGCTCGCCAGTCGGTGTAAGGCGCTCATCTTGGATGAAGCACACCACGTACCTGCTACGAGCTGGACTCACCTCAAAGACGCGTTCCGAGGCGTTCCTACTCTTCAGTTCACTGCCACGCCGTTTCGACGTGACACTCAGCTTGTAGATGGGAAGGTCATCTTCAATTACCCGTTGGGCGCCGCGCAGCGTGATGGTTACTTCAAGCTTATTCGCTTTGAGCCGGTGCAGGTTAGCCCGCTAGACGCTGATCGGGCCATTGCCGAGGCAGCGGTGAGGCAGCTCAGAAACGACCTGGATCAAGGGCTAGACCACCTTCTGATGGCGCGCTGTTCCAGCATCGCGCGAGCCACCATCGTTGCAGAGCTTTATCAAGCGATAGCCGGTGATTTAAGTCCTGTTCTGATCCATTCTGAATCCGATGAAGCACAAGTGCGGCTTGCTGCGCTGAAAAACCGGGAAGCGAAGATCGTCATCTGCGTAGGCATGCTCGGCGAGGGTTTTGATCTACCGCAGCTGAAGGTTGCTGCTGTACATGACATGCACCGAAGCCTGGCGATCCTGCTGCAATTTGTAGGGCGCTTTACACGTGTGGCTGGTGAGAGGATCGGTGATGCAACTGTGGTTGCCAATATTGGCGATAAGGCCGTTTCTGATGCCTTGGAGCGGTTGTACAGTGAAGATGCGGACTGGAACCTCATACTCTCAGAAATGAGCTCAGCAGCTGCTCGGGATCACGCGGAACTGGTGGCTTTCCTGCACGCTTCCAGGCGCCTCGACGATCATGATCAATCCGACTCGATAGTTCTATCACCGCACTTACTTAAACCCAAATTCAGTACCGCCGTTTACCGGGCCACAGCGTTCGTTGGAGAGCGCTTCCATTCCGGCCTCCCGGCCAACCTCAAGCTGCAGGCCGTATGGCAACACGAACAGAGCCCGACTGTGTATTTCGTCACTAGGACTGAGTCCCGTGTCCGGTGGACAAACACCAAGGGTGTCCTGGATTGCGAGTGGGCGCTATTCGTTCTGCACCATGACGTGGAGCGGGGCCTTCTGTACCTGTCCTCAACCAATCATGACTCGCTGTTCCCCGAGCTCGCCGAAGCCGTCGCTGGCGAAGCGGTATTGATCAAGGGTGAGCAGATGTTCCGCAGCCTAGGACATGTAAACCGACTGATGCTGCAAAACATCGGAGTCAAGAAGCATGGACGTCGCAATCTCAGCTTCGCCATGTACACGGGAGGAGATGTTGATGAAGCGTTGGGGCTGACTGAACGGCACAATTCGGTCAAAAACAATGTCAGTGGGACGGGCTGGGAAGAAGGCGCACGCGTATCAGTCGGGTGCTCAGTTAAGGGCCGAGTGTGGTCACGAGACCAGGGGTCCATTCCTACACTGCTGGCCTGGTGTCAGCGGGTCGGTACCAAGCTTCTGGATGACACGATAAACATCGAAAACATCATCGCGAACGTACTTCTGCCGTCTGAGATTGAAGAGTTCCCAGCAGACAAGATTGTCTTGGCGATCGAGTGGCCCGCCGAGCTTCTGGGAATATCGGAAGATCGGATTGCACTCAGCCCGACGGGCCAAGAAGAGGCGCAACCGCTGTACATGTTCGAACTATTGTTCGTTTCACTTACAGCTGGACTGCTTCAGTTTGCCTTGGTCGCTGGGGAGGATAATAGGGTTGGGGAGTTCGAGCTTCGACTCGACGCTCAATTGGGTTTCAAGGTGCAGCAGACTAGTGGTGATCCGCTGACCATCTCCATCGGTAAGCGCAGCTGTCGGCTTGATGAGTATTTCTGCGGTTATCCCCCATTGGTTCGTTTCATCGACCTCAGTGAGCTCGACGGCAACTTGCTCATACAGCCGAGGAATCCTCGCGAGCTGATCCTCGATGCTGCCCAGTTCGAGCCTTGGGATTGGACGGGGTTTGACCTAACCAAGGAGAGCTACTGGAAGGACGGTCAGGGCCGGGAAGACTCGATCCAGTGGAGGGTAGCTCAGGCTTACATGGACGGAAATTTTGATGTCGTCTTCGATGACGATTCGGCTGGCGAGGCAGCCGATCTCGTGTGTTTGAAGGAGGAGGGGGATGTTATTCGGCTGGCCATGATCCACTGCAAGTTTTCCGGTGCCGCGACAAAGGGGGAGCGCATCAAGGATGCTGTTGAGGTCTGCTCCCAAGCTGTGCGCTCCGCCAAGTGGAAGTGGAGGTTTGCAGATCTATGCCGTCACCTGCTTGGGCGAGAAGAGCGTTTGAAATCTTTTGCACGCCCCACTCGTTTTTTCCAGGGAAATGCGGCGCGGCTGAGCGAGTTGTTAAGGCAGAGTCGGTTCAAGTCCATTGCCGCGGAGGTGCTGATTGTTCAGCCAGGAATATCAGCCACTAGCCGTAGTGAAGACCAGGACATGGTCATCGCTGCGGCCATGGTCTACCTGAAAGAAACTATTGGATGTGATATGCAGATCATCTGTAGCCAATGA
- a CDS encoding helix-turn-helix transcriptional regulator, whose amino-acid sequence MTETDQNNLAGLVGQAIAKQRIRKGLTQEQVAEQLRIGNEAVSRIERGKVVPNIARLLEFAAVFECGVAELLTEASPHPDDQMMRLHDLLSTLSPHDRQLVMDVVERLVEHLGPH is encoded by the coding sequence GTGACAGAGACTGATCAAAACAACCTGGCTGGATTGGTGGGGCAAGCGATTGCCAAACAGCGGATTCGCAAGGGATTGACTCAGGAGCAAGTGGCTGAGCAATTGCGCATTGGCAACGAGGCGGTGTCACGTATTGAGCGTGGCAAGGTAGTCCCTAATATCGCCCGATTGCTCGAGTTCGCAGCGGTGTTCGAATGTGGCGTGGCGGAGTTGTTGACGGAGGCCAGCCCGCACCCGGATGACCAGATGATGCGGCTCCATGACCTTCTGTCCACACTCAGTCCTCATGATCGCCAGCTCGTGATGGATGTGGTCGAACGTCTGGTAGAACACCTCGGTCCTCACTGA
- the radC gene encoding DNA repair protein RadC, with product MKLHKLKAGETAGTYVVDSPVSENDILLMAQQLANNRLTKGRALTDPRQVFEHLQTLLQHHEHEVFALLLLDSKHRVIAFRELFRGTLDGASVYPREVVKTALDHNAAAVILVHNHPSGDPEPSQADRRLTTTLQAALNLVGTRTLDHIIVGNEGCVSLAELGAL from the coding sequence ATGAAACTCCACAAACTCAAGGCCGGTGAAACCGCTGGCACCTATGTCGTCGACTCACCCGTCAGTGAAAACGACATCCTGCTGATGGCTCAGCAATTGGCCAACAACCGACTGACCAAGGGCCGGGCTCTTACCGACCCGAGGCAAGTCTTCGAGCACCTGCAAACACTGCTGCAGCACCACGAGCACGAGGTATTCGCCCTGCTGTTGCTCGACAGCAAACATCGGGTCATCGCATTTCGCGAGCTGTTTCGCGGGACTCTCGACGGCGCCAGCGTGTACCCCCGTGAAGTGGTCAAGACCGCCCTGGACCACAACGCTGCAGCGGTAATCCTCGTACACAACCACCCCTCTGGAGATCCTGAGCCCAGTCAGGCTGACCGCCGCCTGACCACCACGCTACAGGCAGCACTCAACCTGGTGGGTACCCGGACGCTGGATCACATCATCGTGGGCAACGAGGGCTGCGTGTCCCTAGCAGAACTGGGCGCTCTCTAG
- a CDS encoding hydrolase or metal-binding protein: MLKGLALTPPVLGRISIGKVIEKNGKRLPEKDDQFTLTSQIQSRDGWLLHPLNEELRQGKEDKLRSIPIRLMFNEPELNFRADYTLFDRQTGRPLCIGNGETCKRVTQDGMQSLPCPSPDTCPLAKGGACKPYGRLNVVIGDEDPLGSFVFRTTGFNSIRTLTARLHYFQAISGNRLACLPLELRLRGKSTRQSHGTPIFYVDLTLRSGMGMEEALLSAKQLDATRLAAGFDQAALDATASQGLGNGAFEDSEEDGGAVIEEFYPVTAEPSSPQEPSSGLPQAVRSSLADKLEAQALKQFEDNTAPQ; this comes from the coding sequence ATGTTGAAAGGTTTGGCTCTGACGCCCCCAGTCCTCGGGCGCATTTCCATCGGCAAGGTCATCGAGAAGAACGGCAAGCGCCTGCCGGAGAAAGATGACCAGTTCACGCTCACCAGCCAGATACAAAGCCGAGACGGTTGGTTGCTGCACCCACTCAATGAAGAACTGCGTCAGGGCAAGGAGGACAAGCTGCGCAGCATTCCGATTCGTTTGATGTTCAACGAGCCGGAGCTCAATTTCCGCGCTGACTACACCCTGTTCGACCGGCAGACTGGGCGGCCGCTGTGCATCGGTAATGGCGAGACCTGTAAACGCGTCACCCAGGATGGCATGCAGTCACTGCCCTGCCCCTCACCCGACACCTGCCCCTTGGCTAAGGGCGGCGCCTGCAAACCCTACGGTCGGCTAAACGTGGTCATTGGCGACGAGGATCCGCTCGGCAGCTTCGTATTCCGCACCACGGGCTTCAACAGCATCCGCACCTTGACTGCACGCCTGCATTACTTTCAAGCCATCTCGGGCAACCGCCTTGCATGCCTGCCGCTGGAGCTACGGCTGCGCGGCAAGTCAACTCGGCAGAGCCATGGCACGCCGATCTTCTACGTCGATCTCACGCTGCGCAGTGGCATGGGCATGGAGGAAGCCCTGCTCAGCGCCAAACAACTGGATGCAACCAGGTTGGCTGCAGGCTTTGACCAAGCGGCATTGGACGCTACTGCCAGCCAGGGTTTGGGCAACGGAGCCTTCGAGGACAGCGAGGAAGATGGCGGCGCTGTGATCGAAGAGTTTTATCCAGTGACGGCCGAACCCTCTAGTCCCCAGGAACCCAGCAGCGGCCTCCCCCAAGCCGTGCGCAGCAGTCTGGCTGACAAGCTCGAGGCCCAGGCGCTTAAGCAATTTGAAGACAACACAGCACCCCAGTAG
- a CDS encoding lambda-exonuclease family protein, with amino-acid sequence MKATPLSNKGKVRPALRLISTKELPREDWLSVRKQGIGSSDAAAAVGLNPYKSQLELWLEKTGRDAGMPKADPQDEESPMYWGNVLEPIVAWHYSKRTKNKVRRINAVLQHPDPELPWMLANIDREVIGADDVQILECKTAGINGARLWKEGVPEYVQLQVMHQLAVTGKQAADVAILIGGQTLEIHRIERDEQMIARLIELERRFWLYVETDTPPSADGSASAELALRCLYPEDNGQAVDFSGNAGLAAAYLELKAVRQSISDKEKREAQLKQMLQQAMGDAMRAEFSNGYISWKKSKDSTVLDVERMLKDKPYLQARYTKIKEGSRRFLIN; translated from the coding sequence ATGAAAGCGACCCCGTTGAGCAACAAGGGCAAGGTACGCCCGGCGCTGCGCCTGATCAGTACCAAGGAGCTCCCCCGAGAAGACTGGCTCTCCGTGCGCAAGCAAGGCATCGGTAGCTCGGATGCCGCCGCCGCGGTCGGCCTCAATCCCTACAAATCACAACTGGAGCTGTGGCTGGAAAAGACCGGTCGCGATGCTGGCATGCCCAAGGCCGATCCCCAGGATGAGGAAAGCCCGATGTACTGGGGCAATGTCCTAGAGCCCATCGTCGCCTGGCACTATAGCAAGCGCACGAAGAACAAGGTTCGGCGCATCAACGCCGTGCTACAGCATCCTGATCCCGAGCTGCCCTGGATGCTTGCCAACATCGACCGTGAGGTAATCGGTGCTGACGACGTGCAAATTCTCGAATGCAAGACCGCCGGCATAAACGGGGCACGCCTCTGGAAAGAAGGCGTACCCGAGTATGTGCAATTGCAGGTGATGCATCAGCTTGCAGTAACCGGCAAGCAGGCCGCCGATGTCGCCATATTGATCGGTGGTCAAACGCTGGAAATCCATCGCATCGAACGGGACGAGCAGATGATCGCTCGCCTGATTGAACTGGAGCGGCGGTTCTGGCTGTACGTGGAAACCGACACGCCCCCGTCTGCCGACGGCAGCGCGTCGGCCGAGCTCGCCTTGCGTTGCCTCTACCCCGAGGACAACGGCCAGGCAGTGGACTTCAGTGGCAATGCCGGACTGGCAGCCGCCTACCTGGAACTCAAGGCCGTGCGCCAATCCATCAGCGACAAGGAAAAGCGTGAGGCCCAGCTCAAGCAGATGTTGCAGCAGGCAATGGGTGATGCGATGCGGGCGGAGTTCTCCAACGGTTACATCAGTTGGAAGAAATCCAAGGACAGCACCGTGCTCGATGTCGAGCGCATGCTGAAGGACAAGCCCTATCTGCAGGCTCGCTACACCAAAATCAAGGAAGGCAGTCGCCGCTTCCTCATCAACTAA